The Anaerotignum faecicola genome contains a region encoding:
- a CDS encoding manganese catalase family protein — protein sequence MKSKSLWLHNPHIKPPYGGGDGELGALLRYLSQRFTMVTPQAKATCNDIGTEEIAHLEMMGAIVQQLTQGLTDKQIIEAGLDPYYVAHGLGVYPSAASGVPFTAAYLQSSGDPICDLYENMAAEQKALKTYNYLLDLTNDPDVIAPLKFLRERETVHFQRFGEALDIVRDYLNENNFFVMPKPDFMK from the coding sequence ATTAAATCAAAGAGCCTATGGCTCCATAATCCCCATATCAAACCGCCATATGGCGGCGGAGATGGAGAACTCGGCGCGCTCCTCCGATACCTAAGCCAACGCTTTACAATGGTAACGCCGCAGGCAAAAGCAACCTGCAACGACATCGGCACAGAAGAAATAGCGCATCTTGAAATGATGGGGGCTATTGTCCAGCAGTTAACGCAAGGCCTTACCGATAAACAGATAATCGAAGCCGGCCTTGATCCGTATTATGTGGCGCACGGTCTTGGAGTTTATCCGTCGGCGGCAAGCGGCGTTCCTTTCACGGCCGCATATCTCCAGTCGTCCGGCGATCCAATATGCGACCTTTATGAAAATATGGCCGCCGAACAGAAGGCGTTGAAAACTTACAACTATCTTCTGGACCTTACAAACGATCCCGACGTAATAGCGCCGTTAAAATTCCTCCGCGAAAGGGAAACCGTACACTTCCAGCGTTTCGGCGAAGCCCTTGACATTGTCCGCGATTATCTGAACGAAAACAATTTCTTCGTTATGCCTAAACCCGATTTTATGAAATAA
- a CDS encoding ATP-dependent 6-phosphofructokinase: MVMAKKKIAVLTGGGDAPGLNAVIYTLTKTCILKYGYELIGYKMGYRGLYLNDFMPLTLESVTGILHKGGSILFSSNKDNLFDYKVIENGVAVRKDVSSVAVENLKKEGVDALVVLGGDGTLTSARDFSRLGINVIGVPKTIDNDLMATDRTFGFDTAVNIVTEALGRLHTTAESHHRVIVVEVMGRNAGWIALYGGLAGSADIILLPEIPYTLDNVVQKIKERDSRGKLFTIIVVSEGAREVGGQQTVNKIVEDSPDPVRLGGIAHKISYELEQRIGEEHEIRPVVLGHTQRGGETSPYDRILSARYGSYAAHLIHEEKFGNMVRIKGGEIGYVPLEEVIGSQKLVDPEGEIVNVCRDLGVSFGDRPVTRKK; this comes from the coding sequence ATAGTTATGGCAAAGAAAAAAATAGCAGTTTTGACAGGCGGGGGCGACGCCCCGGGCTTAAACGCCGTAATCTACACTTTGACAAAAACATGCATACTCAAATACGGATATGAATTAATAGGTTACAAAATGGGATACAGGGGCCTTTATCTTAACGATTTTATGCCGCTTACCCTGGAAAGCGTTACTGGTATACTTCATAAAGGCGGTTCCATACTTTTCAGTTCCAACAAGGACAACCTTTTTGATTATAAAGTAATCGAAAACGGCGTTGCGGTAAGAAAAGACGTTTCGTCAGTCGCAGTTGAAAACCTGAAAAAAGAAGGCGTTGACGCCCTTGTCGTGCTCGGCGGCGACGGTACATTGACAAGCGCAAGGGATTTCTCAAGGCTCGGCATAAACGTAATAGGCGTTCCGAAAACAATCGACAACGACCTTATGGCAACTGACAGAACCTTTGGCTTTGACACGGCGGTAAATATCGTTACGGAAGCGCTCGGAAGGCTCCATACGACGGCCGAAAGCCACCACAGGGTTATAGTGGTTGAAGTAATGGGGCGCAATGCCGGCTGGATTGCGCTTTACGGCGGCCTTGCGGGAAGCGCCGACATAATACTTCTTCCGGAAATACCTTATACATTGGATAATGTCGTACAGAAAATAAAAGAACGCGACAGCCGCGGCAAGCTTTTTACCATTATAGTGGTTTCCGAAGGCGCAAGGGAAGTAGGCGGACAGCAGACAGTTAACAAAATCGTCGAGGACAGCCCGGATCCTGTGCGTCTCGGAGGCATTGCGCATAAAATCAGTTATGAACTTGAACAGCGCATAGGCGAAGAACACGAAATACGCCCCGTTGTACTCGGCCATACGCAGCGCGGCGGAGAAACTTCCCCATACGACAGGATACTTTCAGCCCGCTATGGTTCCTATGCGGCTCACTTAATCCACGAAGAAAAATTCGGCAACATGGTGCGCATCAAAGGCGGCGAGATAGGCTATGTACCTCTTGAAGAAGTTATAGGCTCCCAAAAACTTGTGGATCCGGAAGGCGAGATAGTAAACGTATGCCGCGATCTCGGCGTTTCATTCGGCGACAGGCCGGTAACAAGGAAAAAATAA
- a CDS encoding recombinase family protein: MRVSTDEQTEYSPKAQLAELMEYAQAHGFTVEEKYIFSDEGISGRSAEHRPAFMEMIRAAKKKPRPFDVILCHKYDRFARSREDSVLYKALLKKDCGVRVISIKEPIPDDGKFGVIYESMLEAMAEYYSLNLAEEVKKTMIKKAENGEYQAHAPFGYKNKDKSLIIDENEAEAVRLVFGLFMNGMTLNAVSKKLNALGFKTKRRNPFDSRAVKYILQNPVYCGFSRWTPNGKAGRGKNPQTIISKGDFPPIISPETFGKVQNALPVRRPCPRGNTKNYWFSGKIKCSICGSSLICGESYKNGGCQLQCGNYNRGLCPLSHSVSSNKIEKSIQSAINKLHSEYGVESYNIKVKKTGPHPPAVAKTALAKLYKKLEKAKSAYLDGIDSAEEYKASKETIMREIASVKKLLENENAVNRTSDIKNYFPFEETGNIMFAAEKIVYDKKNDALNVYLKDFGQNQNNL, translated from the coding sequence GTCGAAGAAAAATATATATTCAGCGACGAAGGCATTTCCGGAAGAAGCGCCGAACACAGGCCCGCATTTATGGAAATGATACGCGCCGCCAAAAAAAAGCCGCGGCCTTTTGACGTTATACTGTGCCATAAGTACGACCGTTTTGCAAGAAGCCGTGAGGACAGCGTACTTTATAAGGCGCTTTTAAAGAAAGACTGCGGCGTGCGCGTTATAAGCATTAAAGAACCTATTCCGGACGACGGGAAGTTCGGAGTTATATACGAATCAATGCTTGAAGCAATGGCCGAATACTACAGCCTTAACCTTGCCGAAGAAGTCAAAAAAACTATGATAAAAAAAGCGGAAAACGGAGAATATCAGGCCCACGCCCCTTTCGGCTATAAAAACAAAGATAAAAGCCTTATAATCGACGAAAACGAAGCGGAAGCAGTGCGGCTGGTATTCGGCCTTTTTATGAACGGCATGACTTTAAACGCCGTTTCAAAAAAACTCAACGCCCTCGGTTTTAAAACAAAACGCCGCAATCCTTTCGACAGCAGAGCGGTTAAATACATACTGCAAAACCCCGTATACTGCGGATTTTCCAGATGGACGCCAAACGGAAAAGCCGGCCGCGGCAAAAACCCTCAAACAATAATCTCAAAGGGCGACTTTCCCCCAATAATAAGCCCGGAAACCTTCGGCAAAGTCCAAAACGCCCTGCCCGTCCGGCGGCCATGTCCGCGCGGCAATACAAAAAATTATTGGTTCAGCGGAAAAATTAAATGCAGTATATGCGGTTCTTCCCTAATATGCGGCGAAAGCTATAAAAACGGCGGCTGTCAGCTGCAATGCGGAAATTATAACAGGGGTTTATGCCCTCTTTCACATTCGGTATCCTCAAATAAAATCGAAAAAAGTATTCAGTCGGCCATTAACAAACTGCATTCGGAATACGGCGTTGAAAGCTATAATATAAAAGTTAAAAAAACAGGCCCGCACCCGCCCGCCGTCGCCAAAACCGCCCTTGCAAAGCTTTATAAGAAACTCGAAAAAGCCAAAAGCGCATATTTGGACGGCATAGACAGCGCCGAAGAATATAAGGCTTCCAAAGAAACTATAATGCGCGAAATAGCCTCTGTTAAAAAACTTTTGGAAAATGAAAATGCCGTAAACCGAACATCCGATATAAAAAATTATTTCCCCTTTGAAGAAACCGGCAATATTATGTTTGCGGCGGAAAAAATAGTATATGACAAAAAAAACGACGCCCTCAACGTCTATTTAAAGGATTTCGGGCAAAATCAAAACAATCTCTAA
- a CDS encoding DUF5105 domain-containing protein has translation MRKIMVFLSAVLMAVSMAACSGGGDNAETAVSGYLDALKAYDLEKSNSYLVEGDEAYNMLAESGEEIKEEEKIVMKYLSYAIKGYEENGDTAVVTVDITNVNMQDVLKAYMAEGLAAAFENPEMTEEEMMQMLVDAFEANKDNTVTTTVDINLTKADGSWKVQTDDALFSALMGGMSADLFNQ, from the coding sequence ATGAGGAAAATTATGGTTTTTTTATCGGCCGTTTTAATGGCGGTAAGCATGGCGGCATGCAGCGGCGGCGGGGATAATGCGGAAACGGCGGTTTCGGGTTATTTGGACGCGCTGAAAGCTTATGACCTTGAAAAAAGCAACTCATATCTTGTTGAGGGCGACGAGGCGTATAATATGCTTGCTGAAAGCGGCGAGGAAATTAAAGAAGAAGAAAAAATTGTGATGAAGTATTTATCATATGCGATCAAAGGGTATGAGGAAAACGGCGATACGGCGGTTGTAACTGTGGATATAACAAACGTAAATATGCAGGATGTTTTAAAGGCGTATATGGCAGAAGGTTTGGCGGCGGCTTTTGAAAATCCTGAAATGACAGAAGAAGAAATGATGCAGATGCTTGTGGATGCTTTTGAAGCAAACAAAGACAACACGGTAACTACAACTGTTGACATTAACTTGACAAAAGCGGACGGAAGCTGGAAAGTTCAAACGGACGACGCGTTGTTTTCAGCTTTAATGGGCGGAATGTCCGCGGATTTATTCAATCAATAA
- a CDS encoding HD domain-containing protein, giving the protein MEKSTALLIDKMIMYNAPDIRRVNHAVKVLGMSAAIGVREGVESGGMKLLEAAAVLHDIGIHKAEELYNSTAGSYQQKLGPEVAEPMLSECGFTDEETERICYLIAHHHTYGLKDDKILQILIEADFIVNIDEGNMFDGNKYESIYKKIFETDTGKKYLNALLSGKLGE; this is encoded by the coding sequence ATGGAAAAAAGCACGGCTTTACTGATTGATAAAATGATTATGTATAATGCTCCGGATATTCGCCGCGTTAACCATGCGGTAAAGGTTTTGGGGATGTCAGCGGCCATCGGCGTGCGGGAAGGAGTGGAAAGCGGCGGCATGAAACTGCTTGAAGCCGCCGCCGTGCTTCATGATATAGGCATACATAAGGCGGAAGAACTGTATAACAGCACTGCCGGCAGCTATCAGCAGAAGCTGGGGCCCGAAGTTGCGGAGCCAATGCTTTCGGAATGTGGGTTTACCGATGAGGAAACTGAAAGGATATGTTATTTGATAGCTCATCATCATACATACGGCCTTAAAGACGACAAAATACTTCAGATACTTATTGAGGCGGATTTTATAGTTAATATAGACGAGGGCAATATGTTTGACGGCAATAAATACGAAAGCATTTACAAAAAAATATTTGAAACAGATACGGGCAAAAAATATTTGAACGCTCTGCTTAGCGGGAAATTAGGGGAATAA
- a CDS encoding hemerythrin family protein yields the protein MSYAWSKDLETGNAAIDQQHKELINAVNSLLDACAKGQGREKIVSTLKFLQDYTVKHFGDEEALQLKYKYPGYSTHKVYHEEFKKTIQQIVQEYQSTGATITLVAKVNNKVASWLINHIKREDAKVAAHIKSVK from the coding sequence ATGTCTTACGCTTGGTCTAAAGACCTCGAAACCGGAAACGCCGCTATTGATCAGCAGCACAAAGAGCTTATTAACGCGGTAAATTCTTTACTTGACGCCTGTGCAAAGGGGCAGGGAAGGGAGAAAATCGTTTCAACCCTTAAATTTTTGCAGGATTATACGGTAAAACATTTCGGAGATGAGGAAGCGCTTCAGCTGAAATATAAATATCCCGGCTACAGTACGCATAAAGTTTATCATGAAGAATTTAAAAAGACTATACAGCAGATTGTACAGGAATATCAGTCTACGGGAGCGACTATTACCCTTGTGGCAAAAGTGAACAATAAAGTGGCGTCATGGCTTATAAACCATATTAAAAGGGAAGATGCAAAAGTAGCGGCGCATATTAAGTCGGTGAAATAA
- a CDS encoding sugar O-acetyltransferase, with protein sequence MTEKEKMIKGLDYNPKDRELVELNIKARLICEQYNVTSVTEGEKRETLLRSLFGKAGKGIYIEPYFHCDYGFNISVGNNFYANFDVTILDVAPVTIGDNCMMAPKSGIYTATHDIYPDKRNGGTEFARPVTIGDNCWIGAHAVINPGVSLGDNVVVASGAVVTKSFGNNVVIGGNPAKIIKVLEV encoded by the coding sequence ATGACTGAAAAGGAAAAAATGATAAAAGGCCTTGACTATAATCCGAAAGACAGGGAACTTGTTGAATTAAATATTAAGGCGAGGCTTATCTGTGAACAATATAACGTCACTTCTGTTACGGAGGGTGAAAAAAGGGAAACGCTGCTGCGTTCGCTTTTTGGGAAAGCGGGAAAGGGAATTTATATTGAACCGTATTTCCACTGTGATTATGGATTTAATATTTCTGTCGGAAACAATTTTTATGCAAATTTTGACGTTACAATACTAGACGTTGCCCCGGTTACAATAGGCGACAACTGTATGATGGCTCCGAAAAGCGGAATATATACCGCAACGCACGATATATATCCGGATAAAAGGAACGGAGGCACCGAGTTTGCAAGGCCGGTAACGATAGGCGACAACTGTTGGATTGGCGCGCATGCAGTTATAAATCCCGGCGTTTCTCTCGGCGACAATGTTGTTGTGGCAAGCGGAGCGGTTGTGACAAAAAGCTTCGGAAACAATGTTGTTATCGGCGGAAACCCTGCGAAAATCATCAAGGTTTTGGAGGTATAG
- the murA gene encoding UDP-N-acetylglucosamine 1-carboxyvinyltransferase, which translates to MSKYIIKKCPRLEGQVEISGAKNAVLPILAACILTEKECVINSVPPLADVFVMLEILKSLGAEVSYDQSAKKAKIKAERILRAKEEYDLAGKLRASFLIMGPLLARKGRAKIPLPGGCQIGTRPVDLHLKGFTELGAKTRQLHGFIEARCHKLTGEHIHLDFPSVGATENIMMAAVMAEGVTVIENAAVEPEIVDLAEFLNKMGAKISDYGTNTITIKGVKSLKGARHTVIPDRIEAGTFMAAAAITGSEITIKNADIDHLGAITAKLKEANVETEVINGGLKVYPKGELTAFDLKTMPYPGFPTDLQAVFMSLDAVAKGTGVITETVFENRFLQAGELNRMGADIKTDGRTAVVDGVKKLMGTQVKATDLRAGAALIVAALKAEGETEIGDIYHIERGYCSIVEKFKGLGAQIIRVEE; encoded by the coding sequence ATGTCTAAATATATTATAAAAAAGTGCCCGCGTCTGGAAGGGCAGGTTGAAATAAGCGGCGCAAAAAATGCCGTTCTTCCCATACTTGCGGCATGTATACTTACAGAAAAAGAATGCGTCATAAATTCCGTGCCGCCGCTTGCCGATGTTTTTGTTATGCTGGAGATACTTAAATCTCTCGGCGCGGAAGTTAGTTATGACCAAAGCGCCAAAAAGGCAAAAATAAAGGCTGAGCGTATTTTGCGGGCAAAAGAGGAATACGACCTTGCGGGAAAACTGCGGGCGTCGTTTCTGATAATGGGCCCGCTTCTTGCCCGGAAAGGGCGCGCTAAAATACCGCTTCCGGGAGGCTGTCAAATAGGAACAAGGCCCGTTGACCTGCATTTAAAAGGATTTACGGAGCTAGGCGCCAAAACCAGACAGCTTCATGGTTTTATAGAGGCAAGATGCCATAAGCTTACAGGAGAACATATACACCTTGATTTTCCGAGCGTAGGGGCAACAGAAAATATAATGATGGCCGCCGTTATGGCGGAAGGCGTTACGGTTATCGAAAATGCCGCCGTTGAACCCGAAATAGTTGATTTGGCGGAATTTCTTAATAAAATGGGCGCAAAAATATCTGATTACGGCACTAACACCATAACAATAAAAGGGGTAAAATCGCTTAAAGGCGCGCGGCATACTGTGATACCGGACAGGATAGAAGCAGGGACGTTTATGGCCGCCGCCGCGATTACCGGAAGCGAAATAACAATTAAAAACGCCGATATCGATCATCTTGGAGCTATTACGGCTAAGCTCAAGGAGGCTAATGTGGAAACGGAAGTTATAAACGGGGGTTTAAAAGTATATCCGAAAGGGGAACTTACGGCGTTCGACCTTAAAACAATGCCGTATCCCGGCTTTCCTACAGATTTGCAGGCTGTTTTTATGAGCCTTGACGCCGTTGCAAAAGGCACGGGAGTTATAACCGAAACTGTTTTTGAAAACAGGTTCCTTCAGGCAGGAGAGCTTAACCGTATGGGAGCCGACATAAAAACCGACGGCAGGACGGCTGTTGTGGACGGCGTAAAAAAATTAATGGGAACGCAGGTGAAGGCTACGGATCTCCGTGCAGGGGCGGCGCTGATTGTGGCCGCGCTAAAGGCGGAAGGCGAAACGGAGATAGGCGACATATACCATATCGAAAGGGGATACTGTTCTATAGTTGAGAAATTTAAGGGCTTGGGAGCGCAGATCATAAGGGTTGAGGAATAG